The Platichthys flesus chromosome 10, fPlaFle2.1, whole genome shotgun sequence genome includes a window with the following:
- the ppp2r5ca gene encoding serine/threonine-protein phosphatase 2A 56 kDa regulatory subunit gamma isoform isoform X2, with amino-acid sequence MLTCNKPGDRMVVDAPNSNGPFPPLALMHFRDVAPAEQEKLFIQKLRQCCVLFDFLSDPLSDLKWKEVKRAALSEMVEYITHNRNVITEPIYPEVVHVFAVNMFRTLPPSSNPTGAEFDPEEDEPTLEAAWPHLQLVYEFFLRFLESPDFQPNIAKKYIDQKFVMQLLDLFDSEDPRERDFLKTTLHRIYGKFLGLRAYIRKQINNIFYRFIYETEHHNGIAELLEILGSIINGFALPLKEEHKIFLLKVLLPLHKVKSLSVYHPQLAYCVVQFLEKDSTLTEPVVMALLKYWPKTHSPKEVMFLNELEEILDVIEPSEFVKVQEPLFRQLAKCVSSPHFQVAERALYYWNNEYIMSLISDNAAKILPIMFPALYRNSKTHWNKTIHGLIYNALKLFMEMNQKLFDDCTQQFRAEKNKEKAKSKEREEAWIKIENLAKSNPQLQHEQRKERPMVRRKSELPQDLYTTKALESHRRAEDMLTTHDGL; translated from the exons ATGTTGACATGCAATAAACCCGGAGACAGGATGGTCGTGGACGCGCCTAATTCCAACGGGCCCTTTCCGCCGCTGGCTCTTATGCACTTCAGAG ATGTGGCCCCCGCTGAGCAGGAGAAGCTCTTCATCCAGAAGCTACGGCAGTGCTGTGTTCTATTCGACTTCCTGTCCGACCCGCTGAGCGACCTAAAATGGAAGGAAGTGAAGCGGGCGGCGCTGAGCGAAATGGTGGAGTACATCACCCACAACAGGAATGTCATCACAGAGCCCATCTACCCAGAGGTGGTGCACGTG TTTGCGGTGAATATGTTCAGAACATTGCCTCCATCATCCAACCCCACCGGAGCGGAGTTTGATCCAGAAGAGGACGAGCCAACGCTTGAAGCAGCGTGGCCACACCTCCAG CTCGTCTATGAGTTTTTCCTTAGGTTTTTAGAATCGCCCGACTTTCAGCCCAACATAGCAAAGAAATACATCGACCAGAAATTTGTTATGCAG CTCCTAGATCTATTTGACAGCGAGGATCCCAGAGAGCGAGACTTCCTCAAAACAACCCTCCACCGGATCTATGGAAAGTTCCTGGGGCTGAGAGCGTACATCAGAAAACAGATCAATAACATTTTCTATAG GTTTATCTATGAAACGGAGCACCACAATGGTATAGCTGAACTATTGGAAATACTTGGAAG CATAATCAACGGTTTTGCCTTACCACTAAAAGAAGAGCACAAAATATTCCTGTTGAAGGTTCTATTGCCTCTGCACAAAGTCAAATCACTTAGTGTCTACCATCCACAG CTGGCTTACTGTGTGGTGCAGTTTTTGGAAAAGGACAGCACTCTAACTGAGCCG GTGGTAATGGCTCTACTAAAGTACTGGCCAAAGACTCACAGTCCCAAGGAAGTGATGTTCCTCAACGAGCTGGAGGAGATCCTGGACGTCATCGAGCCGTCTGAGTTTGTGAAGGTGCAGGAGCCTCTGTTCCGACAGCTCGCCAAGTGTGTGTCCAGTCCGCACTTCCAG GTGGCAGAGAGAGCTCTGTACTACTGGAACAACGAGTACATCATGAGTCTGATCAGTGACAACGCAGCCAAGATTCTGCCCATCATGTTCCCGGCTCTGTACCGCAACTCGAAAACCCACTGGAACAA GACCATCCACGGCCTCATCTACAACGCTCTGAAGCTCTTCATGGAGATGAATCAGAAGCTCTTTGACGACTGCACGCAGCAGTTCAGGGCTGAGAAAAACAA AGAGAAGGCAAAGTCAAAAGAACGTGAGGAGGCTTGGATCAAGATTGAGAACCTCGCCAAGTCAAATCCACAg TTGCAGCATGAACAGCGGAAAGAGCGACCCATGGTGCGACGTAAATCTGAGTTGCCTCAGGATCTTTACACCACAAAAGCCTTGGAGTCCCACCGCAGAGCTGAAGACATGTTGACCACCCACGATGGACTCTAG
- the ppp2r5ca gene encoding serine/threonine-protein phosphatase 2A 56 kDa regulatory subunit gamma isoform isoform X1, producing the protein MLTCNKPGDRMVVDAPNSNGPFPPLALMHFRDVAPAEQEKLFIQKLRQCCVLFDFLSDPLSDLKWKEVKRAALSEMVEYITHNRNVITEPIYPEVVHVFAVNMFRTLPPSSNPTGAEFDPEEDEPTLEAAWPHLQLVYEFFLRFLESPDFQPNIAKKYIDQKFVMQLLDLFDSEDPRERDFLKTTLHRIYGKFLGLRAYIRKQINNIFYRFIYETEHHNGIAELLEILGSIINGFALPLKEEHKIFLLKVLLPLHKVKSLSVYHPQLAYCVVQFLEKDSTLTEPVVMALLKYWPKTHSPKEVMFLNELEEILDVIEPSEFVKVQEPLFRQLAKCVSSPHFQVAERALYYWNNEYIMSLISDNAAKILPIMFPALYRNSKTHWNKTIHGLIYNALKLFMEMNQKLFDDCTQQFRAEKNKEKAKSKEREEAWIKIENLAKSNPQFSMYVDSSDLNSPVAMETDVPLIEDVQRLKETVEEGATQLQHEQRKERPMVRRKSELPQDLYTTKALESHRRAEDMLTTHDGL; encoded by the exons ATGTTGACATGCAATAAACCCGGAGACAGGATGGTCGTGGACGCGCCTAATTCCAACGGGCCCTTTCCGCCGCTGGCTCTTATGCACTTCAGAG ATGTGGCCCCCGCTGAGCAGGAGAAGCTCTTCATCCAGAAGCTACGGCAGTGCTGTGTTCTATTCGACTTCCTGTCCGACCCGCTGAGCGACCTAAAATGGAAGGAAGTGAAGCGGGCGGCGCTGAGCGAAATGGTGGAGTACATCACCCACAACAGGAATGTCATCACAGAGCCCATCTACCCAGAGGTGGTGCACGTG TTTGCGGTGAATATGTTCAGAACATTGCCTCCATCATCCAACCCCACCGGAGCGGAGTTTGATCCAGAAGAGGACGAGCCAACGCTTGAAGCAGCGTGGCCACACCTCCAG CTCGTCTATGAGTTTTTCCTTAGGTTTTTAGAATCGCCCGACTTTCAGCCCAACATAGCAAAGAAATACATCGACCAGAAATTTGTTATGCAG CTCCTAGATCTATTTGACAGCGAGGATCCCAGAGAGCGAGACTTCCTCAAAACAACCCTCCACCGGATCTATGGAAAGTTCCTGGGGCTGAGAGCGTACATCAGAAAACAGATCAATAACATTTTCTATAG GTTTATCTATGAAACGGAGCACCACAATGGTATAGCTGAACTATTGGAAATACTTGGAAG CATAATCAACGGTTTTGCCTTACCACTAAAAGAAGAGCACAAAATATTCCTGTTGAAGGTTCTATTGCCTCTGCACAAAGTCAAATCACTTAGTGTCTACCATCCACAG CTGGCTTACTGTGTGGTGCAGTTTTTGGAAAAGGACAGCACTCTAACTGAGCCG GTGGTAATGGCTCTACTAAAGTACTGGCCAAAGACTCACAGTCCCAAGGAAGTGATGTTCCTCAACGAGCTGGAGGAGATCCTGGACGTCATCGAGCCGTCTGAGTTTGTGAAGGTGCAGGAGCCTCTGTTCCGACAGCTCGCCAAGTGTGTGTCCAGTCCGCACTTCCAG GTGGCAGAGAGAGCTCTGTACTACTGGAACAACGAGTACATCATGAGTCTGATCAGTGACAACGCAGCCAAGATTCTGCCCATCATGTTCCCGGCTCTGTACCGCAACTCGAAAACCCACTGGAACAA GACCATCCACGGCCTCATCTACAACGCTCTGAAGCTCTTCATGGAGATGAATCAGAAGCTCTTTGACGACTGCACGCAGCAGTTCAGGGCTGAGAAAAACAA AGAGAAGGCAAAGTCAAAAGAACGTGAGGAGGCTTGGATCAAGATTGAGAACCTCGCCAAGTCAAATCCACAg TTCTCTATGTATGTTGATTCCTCTGACCTCAATAGTCCTGTAGCAATGGAGACGGATGTCCCTTTGATAGAAGATGTTCAGAGGTTAAAAGAGACAGTTGAGGAGGGCGCGACTCAG TTGCAGCATGAACAGCGGAAAGAGCGACCCATGGTGCGACGTAAATCTGAGTTGCCTCAGGATCTTTACACCACAAAAGCCTTGGAGTCCCACCGCAGAGCTGAAGACATGTTGACCACCCACGATGGACTCTAG
- the ppp2r5ca gene encoding serine/threonine-protein phosphatase 2A 56 kDa regulatory subunit gamma isoform isoform X3, translating to MLTCNKPGDRMVVDAPNSNGPFPPLALMHFRDVAPAEQEKLFIQKLRQCCVLFDFLSDPLSDLKWKEVKRAALSEMVEYITHNRNVITEPIYPEVVHVFAVNMFRTLPPSSNPTGAEFDPEEDEPTLEAAWPHLQLVYEFFLRFLESPDFQPNIAKKYIDQKFVMQLLDLFDSEDPRERDFLKTTLHRIYGKFLGLRAYIRKQINNIFYRFIYETEHHNGIAELLEILGSIINGFALPLKEEHKIFLLKVLLPLHKVKSLSVYHPQLAYCVVQFLEKDSTLTEPVVMALLKYWPKTHSPKEVMFLNELEEILDVIEPSEFVKVQEPLFRQLAKCVSSPHFQVAERALYYWNNEYIMSLISDNAAKILPIMFPALYRNSKTHWNKTIHGLIYNALKLFMEMNQKLFDDCTQQFRAEKNKEKAKSKEREEAWIKIENLAKSNPQSCSNGDGCPFDRRCSEVKRDS from the exons ATGTTGACATGCAATAAACCCGGAGACAGGATGGTCGTGGACGCGCCTAATTCCAACGGGCCCTTTCCGCCGCTGGCTCTTATGCACTTCAGAG ATGTGGCCCCCGCTGAGCAGGAGAAGCTCTTCATCCAGAAGCTACGGCAGTGCTGTGTTCTATTCGACTTCCTGTCCGACCCGCTGAGCGACCTAAAATGGAAGGAAGTGAAGCGGGCGGCGCTGAGCGAAATGGTGGAGTACATCACCCACAACAGGAATGTCATCACAGAGCCCATCTACCCAGAGGTGGTGCACGTG TTTGCGGTGAATATGTTCAGAACATTGCCTCCATCATCCAACCCCACCGGAGCGGAGTTTGATCCAGAAGAGGACGAGCCAACGCTTGAAGCAGCGTGGCCACACCTCCAG CTCGTCTATGAGTTTTTCCTTAGGTTTTTAGAATCGCCCGACTTTCAGCCCAACATAGCAAAGAAATACATCGACCAGAAATTTGTTATGCAG CTCCTAGATCTATTTGACAGCGAGGATCCCAGAGAGCGAGACTTCCTCAAAACAACCCTCCACCGGATCTATGGAAAGTTCCTGGGGCTGAGAGCGTACATCAGAAAACAGATCAATAACATTTTCTATAG GTTTATCTATGAAACGGAGCACCACAATGGTATAGCTGAACTATTGGAAATACTTGGAAG CATAATCAACGGTTTTGCCTTACCACTAAAAGAAGAGCACAAAATATTCCTGTTGAAGGTTCTATTGCCTCTGCACAAAGTCAAATCACTTAGTGTCTACCATCCACAG CTGGCTTACTGTGTGGTGCAGTTTTTGGAAAAGGACAGCACTCTAACTGAGCCG GTGGTAATGGCTCTACTAAAGTACTGGCCAAAGACTCACAGTCCCAAGGAAGTGATGTTCCTCAACGAGCTGGAGGAGATCCTGGACGTCATCGAGCCGTCTGAGTTTGTGAAGGTGCAGGAGCCTCTGTTCCGACAGCTCGCCAAGTGTGTGTCCAGTCCGCACTTCCAG GTGGCAGAGAGAGCTCTGTACTACTGGAACAACGAGTACATCATGAGTCTGATCAGTGACAACGCAGCCAAGATTCTGCCCATCATGTTCCCGGCTCTGTACCGCAACTCGAAAACCCACTGGAACAA GACCATCCACGGCCTCATCTACAACGCTCTGAAGCTCTTCATGGAGATGAATCAGAAGCTCTTTGACGACTGCACGCAGCAGTTCAGGGCTGAGAAAAACAA AGAGAAGGCAAAGTCAAAAGAACGTGAGGAGGCTTGGATCAAGATTGAGAACCTCGCCAAGTCAAATCCACAg TCCTGTAGCAATGGAGACGGATGTCCCTTTGATAGAAGATGTTCAGAGGTTAAAAGAGACAGTTGA